DNA from Danio aesculapii chromosome 10, fDanAes4.1, whole genome shotgun sequence:
AGGAGTTTAAGAACCTAGCAATTAAGAGGCTGTCTGTTCCAGACAGTGAAAGATAATGACGGCTACGCCCCCCCTGGCATAAAGCAAGGCTCGGCGCTTTGCTTTTACAGCGTGATGAAAAGATAAAGTGGTCTCAGGAATGAGCCAATGGCCTGAACATGAGGGTACATGGATACAATACTCCCCCCATACAGTCTACCCACACCTGTGATCCCCCTGAGGCCACATTCCCATGGTACAAGTTAAATGGGTCTACATTTGCTTGAACACCTTTAATTATATAATTGACCTCATAGACTGGCAGTTTCTCTTCAAATTAAAGCCAAGATTTGAAGTGCAACATTAAGCTGATATAGGGGAAGCTTATTCTAACATGCTACAAAAAACTCTGGTTTAGGGTAACGAAGATTCTGATACTCGGGTAACAAGAAGAACAGACATAATAAAAAGATGGAAATGACAGGAAGTGGATTATGATATCCAAGCTCTATCTACAGCACCAATATacagatatatttacatatacatacatgcaatACCAATTACAAAATAATTCTATTGTTAAGATGGAAAGCCGACAACAGCCCAAACCATGGAGAGTCCAATAAGGGAGtaattacagtatgtgcattaaaatctCAGTGAGAGAGCCTTTGTTTTACCATTAGtatgaatgacaaaaaaaagagGCCGAAAGTGTCTTGAGCAAAAGTTCCTGGAGTCAAAGCTCCAGTAGGACCCTCAACAAGGTGCCGATTCGCAGCGAGCATCAACAGGGATCAGTGTGTGCTCAGAGTTTTTGCGGTTGGTGAGTTTCAGAATCACCACTTTCCTGGTCGGGGTGAGAGGATTGGGACTCTCCGGCTCAGATTCAGACGTGTAGTCAAAGGAACAATCCTCGACGGGCTGTGGAGTGAGTGGTGCCGCGTCAGCGCCACCTTCCAGCAAGACGCAAATAGCATCCTTGTGGCCTCCGCTTACAGCCAAGTGAAGCGCAGTCAGTCCATTTCTATCCTGAGCATTAGCGACGTCTGAGCAGCTTCTCAGAAGCTCTTTGAGCACTTCGCAGTGGCCATTTTGTGCAGCCAGGTGGCACGGCGTGCGGAGGTCATGGTTGCCGCTCTCGGGGTCTGCACCCTCCGCTAGAAGCATTTTAACTGTTGGTAGATGGCCTTTCTGGGAGGCTAGGTGTAAGGCGCTGCAGCCGTTAGCCGTTCGGCTGTTAATATCTGCATCATGCTTCACAAGCAGCCTTGAAGTGCTGGTGTGCCCGGTTTCCGCAGCCACATGAAGTGGAGCATAGAGGCCGTCGGAGGTGAGATGCACATTTGCACCGAGCTCCACTAGGATTCGTGCAACCCGGTACTGACCTCTCTGGGATGCTAGATGAAGCGGAGAGCGTCCGTCTGATGTCTGACCATCAACATCAGCACCAGCCTGCTTCACCAGGAGCTTCACGATGCCCAGATGACCTTTCCATGCGGCTAGATGCAGCGCCGTCCAGTCGTCTTTCCCCTTCACGTGGACGTCTGCTCCTCGACTCAGCAAGACCCTCACCACGTTCTCCTGTCCGTGATGGCAGGCGATGTGTGTTGGCGTTCGGCCCTGAGCATCTGTTTCATTAATGGAAGCGCTGCGGTCTAGCAGTAAACGGGTCAGGGCCTCGTCGCCGTTTTGTGCTGCGAAGTGCAGAGGTGTGTACTGGTCCTCATCTTTGGCGTTTACATTGGTGGTTTTGCGGCTCAGGAGGATCTCAGACACTCCCTTCAGACGCTTTTCGGCAGCATGGTGGAGGGGCGTGGCTCCTTGAGCATTGGCCAGGTTGGGGTTGCAATTGCTAAGCAGCAGGAACTTGACGGCCTCCTCATTGGCCAGACTGACAGCGAAGTGAAGCAAGTTGCTGCCGCCGTCCAGGAGCAGGTCCACGTCTTGCGGCTGGAGGATCTTCATGAGCTTGGCGATGTCCTCAGTACGGATCGCGTCGCAGAGCTTCTTCTTCTGCAGCTCACTGGAGTCTAAAGTGGtacagtaaacaaaaacaaaactttaatgATGAAATTAAATTACTGAGTGACAATATGCTACCGCGGCTTCTCTCTTACCGTTCACAGCGTTTTCCTTCTCAAAGGACAGCGTAATGGAGCCTTGTGATGAGAAAGCCGAGTCCACAGAGGAGATCCCTGACAGTCTCTTGCTGGTGTTGTCTTTGCTCTCCAGGGACTCTTCTTGGACATTACTTAAGCTGCGGGAGAAGCCCGAGTCAATCTGAGTCAGCAGCTCCGACAGGCTGTAGTCTTTCTCGGGTAACATGGCGGACTTCGGTCTCACCGGCTTCTGGTCGTTTGTCTGCAAGTAGGTAGAAGTAGCACAGAAATATTAACACAAAAGGTTAACACCTCTGAAAgtcctgtaaaattaaaataaacatttttagatgtttgtttcagtctgttagtttgaaggatatctataagctataAGTGTGTTACAAATTTgccgtttagaaaatataaaactgatataaacatgtaaagcttgtagcttgtcacttccacctaaatggatcaacgttttatttcacgtcacctcatactttagcttctcatcaaatcttgaccaatcaaatgctctctagtatctgacatgccccgcccccttcaagacgcttctcatttgcagCGTAgcaatttgcattattatccatcctaaatagtatctgaaaatagaattagtatgtcccaaatcgtagtatgttgaaaagagtatgccaaaggttcccggatggttcaTTATTTCCGGTAAAAATTTTAAGTGTAGAAGGATCTATACTCTAAGcactgatattgcccacagtacatttcGCATTatacgtgaattcgattagaactacaaacgggtgtgaagtgtaaataaactacaaacatggtggacgtgGGAGActaaccgtcaagtagagaggcttcggtaaagatgtttgtatgactgttaattaatttctagtcaactggaaaatatttaagtcgtgttttcagtgttatatttaatctgcaacaacaatactggacttatatcaagatatgtttggacattaccacctgaatgcataattacccaaagatttctctgcatgaaagactcgtgaatgggagattgacctgctgcttctccaatatggTAGGAAATtagatatgacagaaatgtggatgatgtgttgagatgattgacaaggctcataactaagcaacgtAAAGATCTGTTAGCGAGGAAGTAGGAtttcccaaagcttgcatactctgcTATTagacactcaaaagtatatatttttcctttacACAAAAAAGgccatacttttagggcgtagtacaagtatgcgaattgggGTGCAGCAATTtccatttgatgcacttgagctcaactgctctcactggcagagcggtgataaaacgaaactctattggctgttttttgtaaaggggaggagctacactatgtcctgCCCTTTTCTTAATTTTTCAAATTGAGATCAAGTCAAACATCGAATATGaatgtacatttcaaagcacttcatgagacCTTTAAGGTGACAGTGCAGGCTAAAAAATGGTCAATTCTAAGATTTAATTTGGCTATTTTTGGCTTTTGATAAAAAGTTTTCAGTCTAATATTCAGCAAATATCCTAAAATTCCTTCTGTTGCACTTTATCAATTTGCATCTgtagattttaattacaataacaaAAAGTTAAAGGATGTTTTCTCCACTTTTACATACACCACACTTTCTAGCTTTATTCATATCTCTATTTTGCAGGTTTTTAACAAGAGTGTGTTCATACGAATACACATATTCCACCATTCTACcattattttctaaattataaaataataaaaagagtttccaaaataaaaccaaataaaaaaaaaaagcaagcaagACAGTATCTaaatttttgtgctagaaatggaTGCAAATTACTGCATATTTAATGaaacaatgcctcatttgcattacatttttgaaaacctgtTTGCAGTGTAATAAATCAACTGAGGAAAACATATGTTGAACTCTACTTTCCTTTCCACCTGCAGTATCCTGTCTTAAAGCAACAGAAGGAGTCCATTGGCATATAAACAATGCAAATAAAGCACATACTGCACATATAAACAGTTCAATCGAATTTATATCCTTTTGACAATTTGTCATCTTAAACTAAACAGTTTTACACGCTCACCCACTAAAGGACAAAAGGGCTCtgtttaaagcaatgcagtttggTGGCATTCTCTGCCACAGCTGAAGGACTGTCATCagactaaaacatttacactatgtACTTccactaaaacaaacaaataccaAAGAGTTGCCTAATAACAGGGTCAGGAAGTCTAAATGACATTGCAAGGTCAATCTTAACGACTCATTTAAACTTATCTGGATGGAAACATTGCTTTACGTTTGCAGTATGACTCACGTCAGGTCCATTTCAggtattttacattcatttacagTCAACTCAATCTATCGTTAATGTAAAAATGATACAAGTAAGATTTAAATGTGATAGGCAAACTTTATACCTTTATACTTTATCGATGAAACAAAGTTGACCCAAACATAGAGTTacacacaaaatgtattttttataaataaaatgacacataatgcagaaaataaatgtttcatgcaaatgtttatttaactcGGTTAAGCTGAATGATGaaactatttaacattttatgtatataaacCTATATTCTTGTATCtatatatacactcatcggccactatattaggtacacctgtccaactgctcgttcacgcaaatttctaatcagccaatcatatggcagcaactcaatgcacttaggcatggtcaagacgatctgctgcagttcaaaccgagcatcagaatggggaagaaaggtgatttaagtgactttcaatgtagcatggttgttggcgccagacgggctggtctgagtatttcagaaactgctgatctactgggactttcacaaccatctctagggtttacagagaatggtctgaaaaagagaaaatatccagtgagcggcagttctgtgggcacaaatgtcttgttgatgccagaggtcagaggagaatggccagactatttctagctgatagaaaggcaacagtaactcaaataagcactcgttacaaccgaggtatgcggGAGAGCATCTCAACACGGGAGAATGCGGGGTATGCGGgagaatgcacaacacgtccaaccttgaggcggatgggctacagcagcagaagaccacactgggtgccactcctgtcatctaataataggaaactgaggctacaattcgcacaggctagagaaacattgcctggtctgatgagtctcaatttctgctgtgatggtagggtcagaattttgcgtcaacaacatgaaagcatggatccatcctgccttgtttcaacggttcaggctggtggtgtaatggtgtgggggatattttctgggcacattttgggcccattagtaccaattgagcatcgtatcaatGAGTAtcgccatgtccatccctttatgactacagtgtacacattttctgatggctacttccagtaggataacgcgccatgtcacaAAGcactcagactagtttcttgaacatgacaatgagtttactgtactcaaatgaccttcacagtcaccagatctcaacccaacagagcacatttgggatgtggtggaatgggagatcagcatcatggatgtgcagccgacaaatctgtagcaactgcttgatgctatcatgtcaatatggaccaaaatctctaaggaatatttccagtaccttgttgaatctatgccacaaaggattggggcagttctgaaggcaaaagggggtccacccggtactagtaaggtgtacctaataaagtggccggtgagtgtatattttaatgtaatggatgTACAGAGTACAGagagatgaggagattccccccatgtgtaaagcgctttgagtgcccagaaaagcgctatatgtaaggaattattattattattattaataactaaaatgacaaataatacagaaaaataaatgtttcatgcaaatgtttatttaacttaatagAGTAAACACTCAAAAAGTTGACAATtagactttaaatttaaattagaaaatacatttttaaagatagaATTATTTCATTATAACTCACGCTGAATGTATTAAAATAGTTATAGTGAGAGTCTTTCAGcaaatatttacaaaacaaaatgacCCTGAATACACAAACAGCTATTATTTTAGAGATAATTTTAGAtatattttgtgttattattcaaCATTGTTGGAGAGTCAAAAATTTAGCCACAATTCTAAAATCCTCCAGATGTTACCTGTTCAGAGGAGGCCGGAGCAGGACAGGGCGAACATTCAGGCTCTGAAGAAACAGAAGCTCTGGACTCTTCATGGGGTTTGGTGCACAGCTCTTCAGCTTCTGATGTGATTTCTGGAGGACACGGTGAACAATATTAGACACTAATCCATTAGCATggattactaataataataataataatgtgtttagAGCAAAAAGTTACTATCATGCACTTATTTTTTGATTTATGGAAAACCGCCAGTGAAATGTCATTCATTGTAACAATAGCTTATATAGCAATACATCTTATCAAGCACATTTAGAACAAGATTTATTATTCATATCCTtatcttttgaattatttaaatattaataaaactaagtgtagtcatttgttttttatatatattttaataagtacaggtctGAAATCTGTTGGTTAAGCTGAATGATGAAACTATTAGAACATTATCTGAAACATGCATATAAACTTATATTCTTTTACCTAGTTGCCAAGGaaacaattcatattttatttcagtttaacttgaatctaaaataaaaaaacgaaattcaaaaattaaatgaaaataacaaaataaaaacgaCAAAACTTAAACTTAACACGGAAACGacagataaaaatgaaaaaaaaaaaaaaattaattattacttGATGCTAAAATAACTCATGATAAAAAAACTTATATTCTTACATCTAGTTGCCAAGAAAACATTTACTTTCTTTCAGTTTtacttaaaactaaaataaaaagtaaaacaaacaaaaaatttcattgaaaacgaaaaacaaaaatacttgagaaaaactaaaatgaacacggaaataacacataaaaatgaaaactaattcaagcaattatttaaaaaaaccaaCAGTGCTTGCTGATGCTAAAATAACTCTTGACATAATAGAAAACACTTTCTAAAAAACATATTCTTactttattattagcccccatgtttatttttttcaacaatttccccatttttctttttgcatttggttttgttttttattttagttctaaGTAAAACTGAAAGTATGAATGGTTTTCTTGGCAACTAGATGTAAGAATATGTTTTTTAGAAAGTGTTTTCCattatgtcaataaaagttattttagCATCAGCGAGTACTGAGAGTACTTTTAAAATTGCTTgaattagttttaatttttacatGTTAATTTTAGCTTTTCTTaagtttttgaccttaaaatagtttttaaaaaaaatgaaaactgcttttattctagccggaaaaaaaaacaagacttaaataagactttctccagaagaaaaaatattatcagacatactgtgaaaatttccttgctctgttaaaaatgatttgggaaacatttaaaaagtaataagaaatttcaaaggggggctaataattctgattgcaactgtaaaaatgacaattaattcaAGCAATTATTAAAAAATGCCTTAGTGCTTGATGATCCTAAAATATCTCTGTGACATGATGGAAAAAAACCTTATATTCTTACATCTAGTTGTTTAAGAACCATTTAtattttctgtcagttttgcttaaaactaaaaaacttaaataataaaaaaaaaaaaaaataacaaataaaaactcaacaAAGATTCAAATGGAAacaacacataaaaatgtaaacaaattcaatcaattattaaaataaaaacaattagtaCTTGATGATCCTAAAATAACTCTCAGTGATATGATGGAAAAATTGTATATTCGTACATATTTGTCAAGAAAAACATTCATATTTTCTGTCCATTTtacttaaaactaaaataaaaacaaatcaaacataaaaatgaaataaaaaataaaaatgacaaaaacttgacaaagactaaaattaaaatggaaaCAACAGATAAAAATCAAAACTAATTCAAgcaattattaaaaacacattaatacttGAAGATGCTAAAGAggtaaaaacatatatatatatatatatatatatatatatatatatatatatatatatatatatatatatatatatatatatatatatatatatatatatatatatatattcatgatgtttagtttgttttgttcacTTATAATATTTAGTTTGCTTGTAATATTTTTGGTTTATTACTTATTCTTATAGTTATTAACTTATTGTTTATACTGCTTCATATATGTATGATTTCCTCTTGTTTGTtactttctgtttttcttttgtgACGCATTCACAAAACACCTAAATATGCTGTCATTGTATACCATTCATGTTTCTTTAACATAAAACCAAAACACTACAATTAAGTGAGCAGAGCATATTTCTGAAAGTCCCTTTACAGAAACACTTCCTGAAATGACGAAACGCGAGTATGATTTATGAACAGTCTGTACAGCAGGACAGGAATGACACATTGTGAAAGATCATTCTCAAGTCTGCTACATTCTGTCATATCATGGTCACCTTGCAGCTCTGGCTTCTGTGACTCATTACTAATGCGCTCACCTTCAAAACTGGGTCTGGCTTGTGGAGACTGAGCCCAGCACTTCTGCATGAGGGACAGAAAGCCGGAGCAGGCCTGCGGTCGACTGCGGGGAACAAGACTGAGGTCTGGACGGACGCCTTTCACCACCTTCACCATGATGTGCAGGATGTTGTTTTCTCCTGTGAGGCAGAGAGAGAAATAAGTGACATTAGTGAACCTGACACACAATATTTAAAAGGAAATGGAATAAAATTAtcatgaatgaatattacaaatTCCACCACGCTGTgcaaaaactacaatttaaacaTGGATTCAAATTATAGATAGCCTTTTTAATGAAatatacaaatatgcataaacattttctaattaaaatgatcatgAATGCACAAAATCTATTGTGATGTGTAATACTAACTTAAAAACACCAATTCATATGAAATCAGagtacatcacacctgtcctcaggtctttacactggctcccagttacattcagaatagattttaaagtattattactggtctataaatcactaaatggccgaGGACCTCCATACATTACAGATctgctgactgaatacaaacctaatagatcactcagatctttaggaacAAATAA
Protein-coding regions in this window:
- the ripk4 gene encoding receptor-interacting serine/threonine-protein kinase 4, with protein sequence MDVPENSPGIMGLLKTFDASEFGSWEKIGSGGFGQVYKVRHMQWKTWLAIKCPPSLHSDDKERAELLEEAKKMEAAKFRYILPVYGICSDPQGLVMEYMETGSLETLLATEPLPWELRFRIIHETAVGMNFLHCMNPPLLHLDLKPANILLDAHYHIKISDFGLARWNGFAQDDDISRDGFCGTIAYLPPERIIEKDRISDTKHDVYSFSIVIWGILTQKKPYQGENNILHIMVKVVKGVRPDLSLVPRSRPQACSGFLSLMQKCWAQSPQARPSFEEITSEAEELCTKPHEESRASVSSEPECSPCPAPASSEQTNDQKPVRPKSAMLPEKDYSLSELLTQIDSGFSRSLSNVQEESLESKDNTSKRLSGISSVDSAFSSQGSITLSFEKENAVNDSSELQKKKLCDAIRTEDIAKLMKILQPQDVDLLLDGGSNLLHFAVSLANEEAVKFLLLSNCNPNLANAQGATPLHHAAEKRLKGVSEILLSRKTTNVNAKDEDQYTPLHFAAQNGDEALTRLLLDRSASINETDAQGRTPTHIACHHGQENVVRVLLSRGADVHVKGKDDWTALHLAAWKGHLGIVKLLVKQAGADVDGQTSDGRSPLHLASQRGQYRVARILVELGANVHLTSDGLYAPLHVAAETGHTSTSRLLVKHDADINSRTANGCSALHLASQKGHLPTVKMLLAEGADPESGNHDLRTPCHLAAQNGHCEVLKELLRSCSDVANAQDRNGLTALHLAVSGGHKDAICVLLEGGADAAPLTPQPVEDCSFDYTSESEPESPNPLTPTRKVVILKLTNRKNSEHTLIPVDARCESAPC